The Gloeocapsa sp. DLM2.Bin57 genome window below encodes:
- a CDS encoding molybdenum cofactor biosynthesis protein MoaE, with protein sequence MNYSDSPDSLKITFAPLSLTEAYQLADDGANGAIVLMSGTVRNQTEGKPVIFLEYQAYEPMAIVIFKEIAQTIRQTWRDTNRLVIHHRTGKLMIGEISVLVAVGCPHRGEAFDACRYAIDTLKHNAPIWKKEHWADGSSNWVSIGACERI encoded by the coding sequence ATTCTCCCGATAGTTTAAAAATAACCTTCGCTCCCCTATCTCTAACAGAAGCATATCAGCTAGCCGATGATGGAGCAAATGGGGCGATCGTTTTAATGAGTGGTACAGTACGTAATCAAACCGAGGGAAAACCCGTTATTTTTCTAGAATATCAAGCTTATGAACCTATGGCTATAGTAATCTTTAAAGAAATTGCGCAAACAATTCGCCAAACCTGGAGAGACACTAATCGCTTAGTCATACATCATCGTACAGGAAAATTAATGATAGGGGAGATTAGTGTTTTAGTCGCCGTAGGTTGTCCCCATCGAGGGGAAGCTTTTGACGCTTGTCGTTACGCTATTGATACCCTCAAACATAACGCCCCTATCTGGAAAAAGGAACACTGGGCTGATGGATCTAGTAATTGGGTAAGTATTGGTGCTTGTGAAAGGATTTAA